The following coding sequences lie in one Cannabis sativa cultivar Pink pepper isolate KNU-18-1 chromosome 5, ASM2916894v1, whole genome shotgun sequence genomic window:
- the LOC115717067 gene encoding RNA-binding protein CP33, chloroplastic, whose amino-acid sequence MASLRLICSPATTCFPIERQLSLTPLSFPNNTQSHSHISSSLFIPCRFPSNSLQLSPVTTKRVNNDFALHSTSTSTSQEQSLESSPLSGDSESEELESDTREVHKDKLYAENLPLDYTSQDVRTLFDKYGTVVDVTLPKNPKNRGIAFVTMGSPEEALAALNNLQSFEVEGGVLKIAYCRKRREVTFNLFVGNLSYDATDKDLKEFFNDEGHSVVSTEVIFRETIQKSLVYGYVSFKSKKEAEAALISVQGKVFMGRPIRIERSKYFIRNKQPATESAESELTSPELKSGVEEA is encoded by the exons ATGGCTTCCCTACGCCTTATTTGCTCCCCGGCCACGACATGTTTTCCCATAGAACGACAGCTCTCTTTGACACCTCTTTCCTTCCCCAACAACACTCAATCCCATTCCCacatctcttcttctctctttatTCCTTGTAGGTTTCCTTCAAACTCACTTCAACTTTCACCAGTTACGACCAAAAGAGTCAATAACGATTTCGCTCTCCATTCCACTTCCACTTCCACTTCCCAAGAACAATCTCTCGAGTCTTCTCCATTAAGTGGTGATAGTGAAAGCGAAGAACTTGAGTCAGACACCAGGGAAGTTCATAAAGACAAATTGTATGCCGAGAACCTTCCTTTGGATTACACTTCCCAAGATGTTCGTACTCTTTTTGACAAGTACGGGACTGTTGTAGACGTTACG CTTCCTAAGAATCCCAAAAACAGGGGCATAGCATTTGTTACAATGGGTTCACCTGAGGAGGCTCTTGCGGCTCTCAATAATCTCCAATCGTTT GAAGTGGAGGGAGGAGTTTTGAAAATTGCCTATTGCAGAAAGAGGCGAGAAGTGACATTCAATTTGTTTGTTGGGAATTTGTCATATGATGCTACAGATAAAGATCTCAAAGAGTTCTTTAACGATGAGGGCCATAGCGTAGTGTCTACTGAAGTTATATTCCGCGAAACTATACAAAAGTCCTTGGTATATGGATATGTATCCttcaaatcaaagaaagaaGCTGAGGCAGCTCTAATCTCTGTTCAAGGAAAG GTGTTTATGGGAAGACCAATTCGAATAGAACgcagtaaatattttattagaaacaAGCAACCAGCTACGGAGAGTGCAGAGTCCGAACTTACTTCGCCGGAGTTGAAGTCTGGTGTAGAAGAAGCATAA